One part of the Deltaproteobacteria bacterium genome encodes these proteins:
- the rplM gene encoding 50S ribosomal protein L13: MKTFFAKSEDVERNWYLIDAADKVVGKLAVRIADTLRGKNKPQFTPHVDTGDFVVVINAEKVRFTGNKWQDKYYYRHSGYFSGLKSVNAEEMLEKHPERILMSAVKGMLPKNRLGRKLIKKLKIYKGCDHPHEAQNPQKLEV; this comes from the coding sequence ATGAAGACTTTTTTTGCTAAGAGTGAAGATGTTGAAAGAAATTGGTATTTGATAGATGCCGCAGATAAAGTAGTGGGGAAATTGGCGGTGAGAATAGCTGATACTTTAAGAGGAAAAAATAAACCTCAATTTACTCCTCATGTGGATACGGGTGATTTTGTGGTAGTTATTAATGCGGAGAAGGTAAGGTTTACAGGAAATAAATGGCAGGATAAGTATTATTATAGACATAGTGGATATTTTAGTGGACTGAAGAGTGTAAATGCAGAAGAGATGCTTGAAAAACATCCAGAAAGAATCCTTATGTCTGCTGTTAAGGGGATGTTGCCCAAGAATAGGTTGGGTAGAAAGCTGATTAAAAAGTTAAAGATATATAAGGGATGTGATCATCCTCATGAAGCGCAAAATCCGCAAAAATTAGAGGTGTAA